In Saccharomyces eubayanus strain FM1318 chromosome XIV, whole genome shotgun sequence, the sequence CCAAAAcgaaataataataacactaataataacaataacaataacagtataaggaaaaaagcATCGGTTTCCAAAGACTTACCACAGGACAGTGATAACACCGCGGGGGCCGATCTTTTAATGTACTTGGCCACAAGTCCATATACCAAGTCTTCCCATCATGGCACACCAATGAACGTAAAAATGCCTACTACACCACGCTCTTCTCATTACGCGTCGCAACTTAATATGAACGGTAATACAGGGAATGCTGCTAACGATGCAGTAAGGTTTTCTCACATTAAGCCTTCGGCGTCTTCCCCGCAGTCCACCTTCAAAACAAATCTCTTATCGCATTTCCCGGATGATTCTCTCATGGATTCTCCATCATTATATCTGAGTAACAATAGCGGTAATGCCCAGGCGGCATTATCGCCACAGCAGAGAAGAAAGCCCACCACGAACACATTGCACCCTCCTACCAACGTGCCTACTACCCCTTCAAGAGAGTTGAATAGCACCAATTTCAACTTACTCAGGACGCCGAACTTCAACATGGGAGACTATCTGCACAATCTTTTYAGTCCTTCTCCAAGAGTCACTCTTCAACAGACCACTTCGAGTATGTCAACTGGGATTTCCTCGGCGCCGCTGACTGCACCTCCATCATCCTCCAATGCTTCTACAATAACAGCAGCTGCTATGTCAAGTCATACTACAAATGCCTTTCTGGACATGAGTGCAAATGGAATCCCCCTCATTGTAGGACGAGGTGGCGACCGTATGGGCGAAGGAGAATCCATTGATGACAAGCTCACCGACTGATGTTTTCATGTTGTCACGGGTGGCTACATAGTTAGTTTTGGGACTATGATCAAGGACTAAAATATcttatcaagaaaatacgAATAAATAACGTACTATTAAGTAAATGACattcttttatttaaaaaaaaaaaatattcagagACAAGTCCGCATTAATATTATGTAGCGTTAATATACAGGGCCGGGATTACTTTATTTCTTACAGTCTGCGTCCTCATCTCACTCTCTACTTGTGGTGACTTTTATGTTTGTGATTGTGTTTTTGCTTGTGTTTGCCCTTGAGGTCCTTCTCTACAGGTATCAAAATAGCGTCgtcttcttttccattgGCGTCTTGTCCACCATTAACTGGGGCTAACCcgttttcgtttttgaaagtcTTCTTTCTCCAATCTCTTAATCTCCTTGCCTTTGTCACCTTCCTCTTATCCTTGGCTCTTAATTCCTTAGCACGGTAAGGAGCAAACTTCTTCAGGCCAATAAATTCATTTAGATCTGTGTCATCTGCGGCAAAGATTTCTCTCGTGGTTAGACCAAAACTTTCAGGAGAAACTTCACGGTAGCGGAATTTTAAATCTTGTTCCTCCTTCGTGCGACTTCTACtccttctttcttcttcttctttctcaaCTTCTTCTATCAGAGCtaatttgttttgttctagAGCATTTTCTACTAGTTCGTTGagctttctcttttctcttttcttttgcaatttttcctcttttttgcttttcttttttttagggccttcttcttccttctcttctttctcttcttttggttcttctggttcttcttgtcccttgtcttcctctttatcttcttcttctacttGGTCCTTGGCATCGCCATCGGCATAGAACTCGCCCATTATTTCATCGTTTTCATCCCAGGTAGGTTTCCCCTCCTGCTCAtaaaattcttcattaaatAATTCTGCTACCACATTATcccattcttcttctttgaagtcatttttcatcaaattaTCGGTGATCTTCTTCACCATATCGGCATTGATTTCAGCACCGTATTCCTTAGTTAATTGCTCCAAGATGTCAGttaatttatttaattttttagttttcttcttctgaatagctgtttctttttctgcttttACGTGCTCTTTagtcttcttttcatcatctcTCTTTCTCCTACGAGAGGTGTTATCAGATCTTCTCAGTGTGGCTTGAGTACGTGCATATGATACAATTTCTGCTGCGTTTGGATCCTCGTATCTAAAATTATAagcattttcaaatttttccacGGCATCTTCgaattcttcatcctccTCTTCGTCATTGTTTAAATCTAGGGAAATGACCTTATCGCCCTTTTTAGGAATCCAGGCTTGTTGGCTGACAAACTCTTCtaagaaattttcttcattgacAGTAGGATCGGGTAAATTtctttcctctttcttgGTAGAAGGTGTCTTTCTCTTTAAAAATccgtcatcttcatcttcatttacATCGTCGTTTTCATTGTCCTCATCGCTAAACGCATTCTTGATTTCGTCCAAGAGCTGCGATTTTTCTTCGCGTTGTTGCGACACAAACGATTGTTTCCCATCAACAGTTCCCTGttcattgtcttcttcatcgtcctTTAAAGCATCACCGGAAAGTATATTCATACGATGATAATCCTTTAAATAGATAGGTTTGTGTTTTCCCTCACGGTTTGCTAGTTTGGAGGCAGCAGATTCAGGATCTTCGAAAAATTTAACTTTGGGATCTAGTAACTTATCAGTCTTATTATTCTTAATAGCATCTAAGACTTGGTTAATACCTTTTTCCACTTCGTCGGTGATCAATTCACCGTagtcatcttcttcttcctcatccTCCTCATCCTCTTCCTCGTCTTCACTGGAAACATATGGCTCTTTTGGCTCAACAGCGGCTTTGGCCACAGCGGTAGTGTGTTCAGAACTCTTTACGATGGCAGCATCGGAGCCAGTTACACCGgattccttcttttcttgttctctAGCTCTCTTGGTGGCGGacttctttcttggcaTTGAGTAGGTATTGAGTTTGCGGATTTGGGCACTGGATATATA encodes:
- the STB1 gene encoding Stb1p, yielding MSQSQMSPEKEQELTSKILHRAELAQMTRQLKLGLSNVPSAKRNQDSTAKKRSGDDEDDGDENKSLLEAISPAKKPLHDDTNKMAAFSPVKFMGKPNTPPCSRQRISEDCPEQSKSRKEDTPSTPKASAPPIILPHSSSHQQRSNDKIFMTPKRNNNNTNNNNNNNSIRKKASVSKDLPQDSDNTAGADLLMYLATSPYTKSSHHGTPMNVKMPTTPRSSHYASQLNMNGNTGNAANDAVRFSHIKPSASSPQSTFKTNLLSHFPDDSLMDSPSLYLSNNSGNAQAALSPQQRRKPTTNTLHPPTNVPTTPSRELNSTNFNLLRTPNFNMGDYLHNLFSPSPRVTLQQTTSSMSTGISSAPLTAPPSSSNASTITAAAMSSHTTNAFLDMSANGIPLIVGRGGDRMGEGESIDDKLTD
- the KRI1 gene encoding Kri1p, yielding MPRKKSATKRAREQEKKESGVTGSDAAIVKSSEHTTAVAKAAVEPKEPYVSSEDEEEDEEDEEEEDDYGELITDEVEKGINQVLDAIKNNKTDKLLDPKVKFFEDPESAASKLANREGKHKPIYLKDYHRMNILSGDALKDDEEDNEQGTVDGKQSFVSQQREEKSQLLDEIKNAFSDEDNENDDVNEDEDDGFLKRKTPSTKKEERNLPDPTVNEENFLEEFVSQQAWIPKKGDKVISLDLNNDEEEDEEFEDAVEKFENAYNFRYEDPNAAEIVSYARTQATLRRSDNTSRRRKRDDEKKTKEHVKAEKETAIQKKKTKKLNKLTDILEQLTKEYGAEINADMVKKITDNLMKNDFKEEEWDNVVAELFNEEFYEQEGKPTWDENDEIMGEFYADGDAKDQVEEEDKEEDKGQEEPEEPKEEKEEKEEEGPKKKKSKKEEKLQKKREKRKLNELVENALEQNKLALIEEVEKEEEERRSRSRTKEEQDLKFRYREVSPESFGLTTREIFAADDTDLNEFIGLKKFAPYRAKELRAKDKRKVTKARRLRDWRKKTFKNENGLAPVNGGQDANGKEDDAILIPVEKDLKGKHKQKHNHKHKSHHK